One window of the Marmota flaviventris isolate mMarFla1 chromosome 2, mMarFla1.hap1, whole genome shotgun sequence genome contains the following:
- the Lysmd4 gene encoding lysM and putative peptidoglycan-binding domain-containing protein 4, with product MRHFSLMKPRKNEYTLYGINPGIWFSVKMRQKGMLTKTLQGPAVVCTTPSSHIYVFKNGSGDSGDSSEEESQHVVLRPRGKERQKNSVHHPHKPGAGDMVLLQRELAQEDNLNKLALQYGCKVADIKKVNNFIREQDLYALKSIKIPVKNHGILTETHKELKPLPEPSTETTVTFVELPDVDRATTAADAQASQLTDFFKGIDQNIERAAQSEIFLSESYCIETSDQPLLPAPPKTLTDGADCGIQWWNAVFIMLLIGIVLPVFYLVYFKIQAPEDIPNNLNTTAVHNGSMALSVVPG from the exons ATGAGACACttctctttaatgaaaccaaGGAAGAATGAATATACCTTATATGGGATTAACCCTGGGATTTGGTTTTCAGTTAAAATGAGGCAAAAGGGAATGTTAACCAAGACCTTACAAGGCCCAGCTGTTGTGTGTACAACTCCAAGCAGCCACATTTATGTGTTCAAGAATGGCAGTGGGGATTCTGGGGACTCCTCTGAGGAAGAGTCTCAACATGTTGTTCTACGGCCACGGGGCAAGGAACGCCAGAAGAACAGTGTTCACCACCCTCACAAGCCTGGAGCAGGTGACATGGTGCTGCTCCAACGGGAGCTGGCCCAGGAGGACAACCTCAACAAGCTGGCTCTTCAGTATGGCTGCAAA GTCGCAGATATCAAGAAAGTCAACAACTTCATCAGAGAACAAGATTTATATGCTTTGAAATCTATTAAGATTCCAGTGAAAAACCATGGGATCCTAACAGAGACCCACAAAGAACTGAAACCTCTTCCAGAACCATCCACAGAGACCACAGTGACCTTTGTGGAATTACCAGATGTAGACAGAGCTACCACAGCCGCTGATGCCCAGGCCAGCCAACTGACAGATTTCTTTAAAGGGATTGATCAGAATATTGAGCGTGCAGCGCAGTCAGAGATCTTCCTAAGTGAGAGCTACTGCATAGAGACCTCTGATcagccactgctcccagctcctCCGAAGACACTGACAGATGGAGCAGACTGTGGGATTCAGTGGTGGAATGCTGTTTTCATCATGCTTCTAATTGGGATTGTGTTGCCAGTGTTTTATTTggtctattttaaaatacaggctCCTGAGGACATCCCTAATAACCTGAACACAACTGCTGTTCATAATGGCTCGATGGCATTGAGTGTGGTTCCAGGTTAA